The stretch of DNA ATGAATCATAATGCAAGatctacaaaaaacaaaaaacttagcAAATAAAGATGCATAAAAACGtactaattagaaaaatattttccaggaaaaaaaatgaaagaaaatattcgGTAGAGCGagaaaaacaagaaatgaaagcaaaaaGGTTGATACCTGtttgaaagaaaggaagaagctTCCCTTCTGGGTCTGGTGGTGCCATTAGAAGTAGAAACGGGAGGAAGGGGCAGTGGCGGCGGCGGCATCGATAAGGCGGGGGTTAGTCTCCTCTGGGATTTGATAGCAGCAGACGACGATGAAGATGAAGCCGAGTCATCGGTCGGTACGCGGACATCGGTCCTTGAGACCCTTGCCCTTTTTCTTTGGCCCCACTGCAATAGCATGTCTCCGTTACCAGCTCCAGCACCCCGGCCGGGGCTGGGACTGGCACTCGCACTAGGACTTGGACTCCTGTCGCGTTTCGGGTTCTGGGTCGGGATCTGTGCCTGGTGGTTCTTtgctggtggtggtggggaATCATGGTGGTGGTTCTCGGATTGGGGAGAAGTGGGTGCAGCCTCGAGGGTGGTGTTATGGTCTTGAGTTGTTCTAGATGGGGATCTGAATCTGAAGCCTTTGCCTTCCAAAGTAGAACAACTAGTGCTATTCACGATTGGTTTGGTAGTATTCGTCGTGGTGTGGAGAATTCTGCCATTGGTGATGGACCTTTTCACATTGCTCAGAGCCAGAGGAACACCATCTGGGCTGCTTACTCTCTGATATCTgcataaccaaaaaaatatacacattCAATACCATTAACCCTTTCGATTCAATTGGGAAAAAAAGTTAATCACAAGATCTGATGGCGCAAAGGGAGGATATGACAAAAAGAACAGATTCCCTTTCCCAGCTGCTCACCCAAATTGCTCTAAAATGTAATCGGCATTACACGAATGAAAACATTCAACACACACCAAGAGAAAGCACTCAACACTAAATGTGCACAAGAAATGTTCAGACATTCAAGGATTTATGTTTAGCATAATGAAAATAACAACATTTTTAGGATGGAAATTCATTTTCGGAACATAAGGCCACAGGTGAATCCTCCAGCAACGCAACCGGTGACCTGCAACAAAATCTAGCAGAAAGCAAACGAGCTCTGGTAAAGCTTCTTAAGCTCGGTGCATCGCCCCATGAGTAAGGAAGAATTTCTTCAGGAGGTTTGGTGTTGTTCCCTTGTTGATTACTTTCCGAATATCTAATCGAGAAATCCAGGTTCAAAAACATCTTGACCGCTGTAGAGAAGCAATTACCTTAAGGCTTGAACCCGCCAGTGAGATTTGTTGCCAGATTAAGATGCAGAGACTCTCCAGCAACCGAATCTAAAGAAATATGATAATCGATTGgaattcaaaacaataaaaccgtaaatctcaatctcaatctcgtGGGTATCTCGATCATTCCACActcacacacagagagagagagagagagagtcttccgtgatattttcattcattcaagaAAAAAGACAAGCAACAAAAGGACCAAATTCGGGTCCAACCCACAAGAAGGAGCTCAGTTTTCAAAGAAACCGAGGCATTGCTGCCTGCCAACAATTTCCACCATGAAAATGGTTGATATCAAACAACAATAACTTGGGGGGTGGGCGTGTGGGgctgaagaaaaacaaaagaataagaaCATCTCAATCAAGTATCGGCAACAACAGGATCCAGGAACTCATTGCGCCATCAGATAAAGCTacaaaagggaagaagaaaataaattcatctcaagGCCTCGAGCAATGGCTATATATATTCTGGCCTTTTATAATCACAACAGAGAGACACACAGAAAGAAAAGGGATATATGGAGGCAGACCTCATCGACATATATGTACTCCAAAGGATGAATATTGCTGGAACAAATTCTGCTTTGATCCCTCAATCACTCACTCAACCAGCTTTCTGTGAAACAAACGGATACGCGTTTCGGTAACGAAAACACCTATCAAAATGACTTCTTTCTTCCGATAAATTCAAATGAGATAAATCAAAATAAGACAAGAACAGAGAAGAAGAATgctagaaagagagaaagaagaagaaggaagaaggagaaCAGTAAGAGAGCTACAGAGGATGGGCGATGAAACGATATAGTAGTAAACAAAACAGGTTTTAACAAAGTTCTTTTATCAATCGAATTCTCTAAAACACCCCCATGTTGTCACGTTATCTCCCACTCTGCCACCATATACATATTAAAACCCATTCCCAAGAATTCCATCACCCCCTTCAATCCCATTACCCTACAACTTCCCAACACTAGGGTTAGAAGTTGCCGTCCCAACCCAAATGCATCGAATCCTTCGCTTGtgaaattaccatttttttttctctttttttttttctttacttgatatttattcaattttttttaaaaaattatgtgacgCTGACACACTTTActttacgattgtaaatatcattttttttaagcgTAAATTATACTAAACTTCATCAAATACGACCTTTTAATCTTGCAATGATACTTCCAATAAGGCTTGATATTcttaattcataatttaatCTCACTTTACACTCTTGCTTGAATTCTAGTGTTAAATTGGATGGAAAGTAGTTCACATGCATTGCATGAACAATTTTTCGATTTGAAATTGATCgaattgtgtttattttatgtgccgatttggaaaataatattgtatttttaaaaatggtaCTTTGatcatttatgtaaaaaattacacTTAAACAATACAACAACTACTTTTCCTCTAATTTAATAGCAAAACCTAAGGAATGGTTCAAAGagacattataatatttaatttaggGTGttaggaaaggaaaatgataatttagaagTGTTTTAGAAAAGGTGGCAATTGAGGGCTTGAGTATCATCCTTCTTTTGATCTTTGTTTAAAGACCATGTTCAAATAAAATCTCAAgacatttttctaattaaaattcaaataaaattttagttttttctcaTGGTGGGGCCCTTCCCCCCCAAGAAATTTCAATTCTAGCTCGTTAGTATTGGTGGAGTTTTTTTAAACAgcaatgctatatacagtctgTGAAATACACAAATattgtgcagtcattttgaaaaagagtggggtctacttataaaaaattaatttctttttatgtgggtcttatatttattcacttttttcaaagcgactgtacggtgcttgcacactcacgactgcaaatatcatttctcttttttaaatcctcTTGAAATCATTTCTAAAAAGTATATCAACAAGTGaatccaatatgtaaaatatttaattaaatatattagagtGTAGAGTTAGATTTCGAAGATcatgctctaataccatgtaaTATCActctttattctaaaattttattgtaattgAAATAGGtagatttaatatttatattatattgttaacGCATATAAAATGCCATAATGGCATCCTCGACCGTAAGTATTCTTCTGCCttgtcttattattatttttttttatcttaaaaaattatctatgatttttcaagaaacatgaaaaaagggcaattgtattttataagaaaagaaaagataatagAATATCTAtagattatttaattttacaaaatattgaaCCCTATTCCTATGATGCCACATCATCAACAATCTCACTAgattattaaattgtttattttataaagttaaaattataaatatagtatagtatatccaattaaaataattaatcttatttaaattcaaaattattaattgaaaaacaatacatttaattaaattactaatattaatttcaaattactAGTCCTTTAACATTTTTAAAGcgcatttttttcctttctcaaattatacccattaactttgaaaaattatataaatagctCTTGGTTTCTCTCTTCACATCACTTCTTGAGATTAAAAAGCTAACGGATGACTAGTTAAAGAATCACATAAATGCCATTATATTTCTTGGTTCCTATCATAAATgctattaaattttaaaacaagttaAAGAGTAATTAAGCCGTTATgactataattattttgacaCGCTCTATACATAGCTATGGGTTCctcttttcatttaaataaagtTTACGAGGTTTCCTCCTCactaatatagaaataaatgagaataagagattatatttttctttttcttttttttttaaaaaaaaacatattacatTCATTAATAACgaacattataattttgatcTGAAACATATATAACAAGTCAACTACAATATATTAATAGCTCTCCAGTACACAACTGTTACTGACATAGTCTAGTTTATACTGCAAATCTCTACAGACCACCATCTGAGATCTTTTACAACTTTTAATTATTCTATGATATTCCAAAGCATGCTAACTTAGTTatctaaaatgttttttttttttttacatactaaatttagttatttttgtgcatttgatatcaaataaaattagaattattccAACTACAAGTTTTGATTGTAACTATGAAATTCCAAAACCACGAGAATTTTACTTGAAAAGgcaaaatcttaattattgaaagaaaaataaatatttaattaaacaagaaatctatcataaatcTAGCCAGAATTGAAATCAAAAGTTATAGTCAAAATATTACCATATGAGCAATCAATCATAAAAATCTCATTGTTTCTTGCCATGTTTCCTCTAATCtacttctctaaattttagtctagcGAAGGTAACAATTCTACCTTCTTAAATCTACTCAGCTCCTCAAGTGTACCCTAAgtgtattttggatttttttttgtttttttaaatgttaaaaaagtaaaaaaaaaaaaaaaaacacacacacacacacacaaatatattaGTGATAACTTATTcaaactcttaaaaaataaaaaataaactaaggtaATTTGAACTTTACACTTGAGGGGGTTAATtagcattaaaaaattatatatactcatTTTTGCGTACTCTTTTACACATTCTACTAATACGATTATCTACGTCACtttttctcaatataaaataattattttagtcaATCATATTAGTAtagtgtataaaaaaatatataaaatgattatatgtaGCAAAACTTATTAGCATTTTTGAGTTCTTCTCATTTAGAGCGGTGCTACATCCAGCACCAAATCTATCTCAAGaagaacaaatttttttttatttattttttttatatttataaatatattttttttaaaaatttataatatcactaaaaaatatttatttaatcgttaaataataaaaaaaaaaaaagaaaatttttttatcgGGACCAATGGAACCCAAATGTCGGTGACTTAGcagttttctttcatttgtcACAGCTTAGAGTAGAGtgctttcctttgttttctttccaatTGGATAATACTACAGCTCTTATCACTCTATTCTACAGCTCTGTTCtactattttgattttttaattttttttttcttagtgattaaaaaaatatttgttaataatattatgatttttttaatttttaaaaaatatttaaagtgtagaaaaatacatatataaaaaagaaaaaaaaaatcctataacAAACGGTAGTTTTCCGTGATAGCTGGAAGTGATGACTGTAACAGGGTCCCTTTCCATTTGTCAATTGTCACAGTTCATGGAAAGCCGCTGTGACGTCCAGACCATACTATgtatttgttatttaaattttttttttaatttttaattttttgacaaaTCATTCCTCTGGTttacactcatttaaaaaaaaatatatatatttttaattgtgaattatataattatcacataatgattttgaaaaaatataaataaaatataaaatttatataaaaaaattaaatttttaataataaactctattcttttttaaaacggtTACATGACGGTTACACACTTCATAATTATACGAAGAATTACTATTCTTTACACTcttatttaaaagagaaaaaagtatttacaattttaaattgtgcaaccgtcgcgtaataatttaaaaaaataaaataaaatataaaatctacatgaaaaaaattatatttttaataataaatcatactattttttaaaataattacacgaagattatataatcataattaaaattactCTTACAAAGGACAAATAAATTCTGGCGTTCTAGAACATCAACCTCgtaaaaaatctaattgtaagttTCACTTTTTATCCAATCGATTCGCAGTTGATATAGAAACGTTTCAcattaagtattttaaaaaacgTTTCACTTATTGACACACCAAAATTCTAGAAAGAGTTGTACACGAGTCGTGTGTCAATACACCCTTTACGTCctctttactttattatataaagaagtgtaaaaagagttttacatcatctttactttttatataCATTGGAAGAGCAGTTATTTGGACAGCACAAAGAAGTCAATCGACAACAGGACTTTTTCCACAACAAGACAAAATAGAAGGGATCTCCACGTCAAACTTTTGGCCTTGCCCACAATTCTATCCATCCAAACGTGGCCTTAAACCAGCAATCAAAGGGCCATGAACACTATCTAATAACTTGGAAGTCAAGCCTTCCTTCTTTCTGCATAATAATTATTGAGGaaaatttgaattcaattgtcAAATGCTCCTATCAAAAATAGGATTGACTATGAATTGGAGCCATAGCACATGGTTTCATCAAACCATAAAAGCAGGTTTTACATGAAGATTTGAGTCgagtaattctatgcatcagtcactatttactttcacacttcatagttataattttttttttccgtagaGTAAGAGTGT from Juglans regia cultivar Chandler chromosome 4, Walnut 2.0, whole genome shotgun sequence encodes:
- the LOC109009052 gene encoding putative uncharacterized protein DDB_G0290521, which codes for MSMRYQRVSSPDGVPLALSNVKRSITNGRILHTTTNTTKPIVNSTSCSTLEGKGFRFRSPSRTTQDHNTTLEAAPTSPQSENHHHDSPPPPAKNHQAQIPTQNPKRDRSPSPSASASPSPGRGAGAGNGDMLLQWGQRKRARVSRTDVRVPTDDSASSSSSSAAIKSQRRLTPALSMPPPPLPLPPVSTSNGTTRPRREASSFLSNRTLEERSGRVGNGSPSRNGGRVLPRSTAGKRSPPPEKHDRKVMLCSGSAKDEKPNGSSDRVGIANHTLLEQESRRSNAAAPLGGGGGGEKVNFEVTEWPRIYISLSRKEKEDDFLAMKGTKLSQRPKKRAKNIDKALQYCFPGMWLSDLTRNRYEVREKKCVKKQKRRGLKGMESFDSESE